Genomic window (Ascochyta rabiei chromosome 13, complete sequence):
AGATGTAGCGAACGCAACAGTGCAAGATCGCCCCGCATCCAACCTAATCTATTTAGAGATACTATTTCGAGAACCTTAAGAATTCTGTAAAGCTGATGCTACCCTTTATCCGCGATCGAATCATGGTGAGCAAATGTTTAGTCACAGCGAAACACCAGCACTAGCTACCCGAACCCCAGATCTCGGCGACGAAGTAGTCTATAAAAATCACACTTTAGTGGAAACAAGTCCCACCCGTTGGTGTTGCACCCTGAGTCATCCTTGTGGCTTGTTGGGGTATTTACGATAGGCGTCATTGATTCGCACGGTAAAAAGCGAATATGTTCCAGTCTGCGACATGCAAGAGTTTGTAGGCTGGACTGACCTCGGTCAACGAAGCATCCGGCCGGTTCTGGATCTTTCAGCCTAGTCAGTTAATGTCCTGTACAGTGAGAAGTTCTGGAAGACCTCTTGTCCTCTGATTTACGACATTCTTAGCTATCCTTGTTCGAATTTGACTGGGGGTTCCAAAGCAGGTATGGCACCGCGTCGAGACCACTCTGTCTCGCCAAGCTCCTTCAAAATACTATGACTGTATGTGATTGCTATACACAGTGGTCTAGTCTAGTCTGCTCTACAACACATCGTAAATTTCAGATAGATAACGCCAGCCTTTCAGCGCTGTAGCCTATATTGTGCCCGTGTGTATGTGGGAGAATGAACTATTAATGATAGCGGAGATGTCAATCTAGAACTTCTTGCATCCCCAGACATTAGTAGCGGGATTATCCCGGCTCCTAGCCTTTGATCTTCCGCGGCGTATGTGAGATACAGTCTGCTTCCATAACGCTAGTTACCTTTCCAACAGCACTGGAGCCAGTTCCCCTACCATGATAGTTCGCTGCCGAGCACACACCATCCCATGTCACAGCACATTGATCACAAGGTAGGAAGGCCACCGTATCAGATTGCTACCCTGGACCATGAATGCGTCACTCGCCGATCAGTCATCATAAAAGATCGCTAATTCTGTACTCAAATCCAGACTACCAACGACATGCTGCTTAGTACAGGTTTTGTCGTTTGCACTATATCTTTTCCGAAGTTTGAACGCTTTCGACCTGCACCACAGCACAGTCTGCGCCAAACTTGACAATAGCAGAACCTGGTTATGCATCTCTATCTATACGGCGTCTACTCAACGGCGGAGCACTCTACGTTTGAATCCACTAAAGGAATAGGCGGGGTTTCCCTCAACTACTCCCCAAGTGCACTACTACCAGGAATGGTGCTATGAGGGTGGTGGCTGCACCTCCTACCCACATCTACACCCATTTCACAGACGTCCTCTGGGAGGCTTGGATTCTATAGAAACCCCCAAGACTTTGATCATTTCAATCaattaatcaatcaatcaatcaatcaatcaatcaatcaatcaatcaatcaagcAACCACAGCACAGTTGCCATTTTAGGGAACACTCAAATGCATGATCATCTCTCACATGTGACTACCGAGATGCTCACTATTAGTACTGTATCATAATTTGTACTCTAGCTGTTTCTAGATACATTTGCAGTTTTAGTGATAATACAGCCCATATCGTCTGACGCAGCTCTAGCGAGTATACTAGGGTCGTTACCGGTAGGACGCAAGCGTACAGCAGCATCTTTACCTACTCCAACGTGCTGATTTGAGTTCTAAAACAGCTGGACTCTCTGATTGACTCCGTGGTGGACTTGGAGCTTGATCGCATGCCTGAAGTGCGACACTCTCAGAGCACCAACACAGAGGCCCATGTACACGGCACCAATCGCATACGGCAAATGTAGGCAACAAACATCTTGGTGCATCGCGCTGTTGAACAAAACTTAGATGTCATTCAACGTAAAGACTGGATGATAATATTAACATTGCAGACATAGGAACGCTCCCATACTTATCAGAGCTGTCCAAAACCATATGCCAAGTCGTAAACCACAACGCTCGTCGTAGACCACAATCTCGGCATATCGATGCAAATTTTTCATATCCTACACTGCCCTTGACCTACTCCTCCTCTTACTCTACAGCAAAGTCATCACTTCTCTCACCACTCCTTCTCCCTGTGGAGTCCACATGCGTGAATTCCATCGGCCCATGGCCCTCGCCCGACCTCCCATGTTCAATAATGTCTGCCACCTGCAGGTCTGGATTCCGATTCTTCAAGCTCGCGATTTGACTCTCCCTGAATCGCTTGAATGTGACCGGATCCTCACTTTCTAAGTTCTTCAACTCCTGCGCGTTTTCAACGACACTGTCAAACGCTTTCTCCCACCCGAGGCCTTGGATTTTGTTCCTCAGCTCGTCGCCAGAGAGATTCATGAAGTACTCGCGTAAAGCGCGTAAGTGTTCGGGCAGACCATGGTCATCCATGGTTCCTGAGATGAAAGCTTGATCGCTGTGGGATGATGTTGGGCGGCTGGGGTTGAGCAGGCCGGTACGCACGCGGTGTCCAAAGCGGTGGAGCGCACCTTCTTCGATGGCCATGCTGCGTGAGGCGAGGGAGACATCGGAGTTGTGGCGTGATCGGAGGAGGCGCGGTTCGTCTTCGTCGGATTCTTGGGCGGTAGGGTCCGTGAATGAGTCCGTCATTGTGGGAACGCTGGACAGCGGTGGTGAGCTGCTCAAAACGGAGCTGGCGCGCGAGTGGAAAGAGGCGGTATCGGTTGGAGAGGTGACAAGGCGCGTTTCGGGATATTCGTCTTCGAAGCGTTGAATCATACCTTGCAAAGTCTGGTcaaggaagaggaggcggcCTAGAGCTGTTAGCTTTTGATTGAATGTATCAGTGAGCATGTACTTACGATAGTTCATGTCATTGCCACCCTTTGCTTCTCGAATCAGCGCAGGCTGTATCCTCGCCCTGGTGTTACGCGCCGTGTCCAGCAAATTCTTCGACATAGCTCTTGCCTTGCTAGGCTCCTCGGCAACATCGATGCGGCTGCGTGGAGTGACAGAGCCACTGGCAACCTGTGACCCCTTACGCAGGTCCGCATCCTTGTGCGACAAGCAATAGCTTAGTGCTTTGACGATACCTGTACCACCGACAATATAGTCATTGTCTGGCGCAGTGTCTATGGTACCGTCTGCTAGGTTGTCGTCGGTTGGACCCACAAGGTGAGCAAGCACACCTGGCAACTCGACTTCTTTTGGTGCGGCCTGCAGCTCGGGTACTTCGTTGATGAATTCGATGTTGCGAAGACAGTACGCCACGACTTGTTTGGCAAGAGCTTTAACGACCTCGTTCATTTCCGGTGCGGGAACATCAATGTCGACGCAAATGAGCGTTCGAGACAGCTTAGCTGCCAGTGTCAGAGATGCAAACATCGCAGCGGCTTCTTCTTGCGTCTCCTCGTCGGTGGAAGTGGCGACGCGCGCAATTTCAGGGTTCTCGAGTACGTTGACATGCGCAATGTGGGGACAGTCTGGCAAGATTTCGGCGATGGCAATGGCGTCTGCAGGCTTCAAACCAACGTTCTGAAGATGCAAGCGCTTCAGCTCCCGGAACTGAGGAACGTATTTCCGCAAGAGACACAACGCTGTCTGCGATGCGAATAAGCCCTTGTTGCGCGACAGATCGAGGAACCTGAGTGATGGCAAATCGACCATGGTGGGAAAAAGCGACTTGAGATGCTCAGGTGTCAGCCCAGTGTTGGCGAGACACAATGCCCATATTATGCTGTCCTTGCGCAGGCTTTCGCAAAGCTGAGGCACCCACTCTCGCAAGTCATTACCGCCGAGATCGATGCCTTCGCAGACGCCTGAGCGGATATAGTGTTGGACGTGCTCCAAACCTTCGCTGTCGATGTCGTTGTCCGCCAGACTGAGGCGCTTTACACCACTGATAATACAGCCGTCAATAATCTTTCTTATGCTTTGCGATGTCAGGCCACACTCTGCCATGAGCAATTCTTGCAGTGTTGCGCCACCTAACCGCTCAGAAATCGCCTTTGACAGAATTTCGGCAACGTCTCTTGTCTTTGCATCCTTACTGGGCGATGTCAATGGCGTTCCATTTGTAGGTAGCGATGTAGGCGATGGCGATGACACCTGAGCCTGGTGTTTAGGGAATGGTATCATCGATACGTCGAGTGCGATGATAGACTTGCACATGTATGTGAACAGTGCAATATACTTCCAGCCTTCGACTGTGATCTTTGAGTTGTTCTTTAGAACAAGCTTCTTAATTGCGCAGCCGTGTGTATCATCGTCGCCATCAGGTTGCGAGGTGACGCTGCGATTGCGCAAAGCATGCGGCATCTTCGCTGCTAGAAGTCCTGCCAAGATGACTCTGATCTTCTCGTCGTTCAAGTCCGCGTCTTCCAGGAATAGTTTCTTGACTGGGACGATGGCAAGCCAATCTGACAATGTCATTACATCAGCAAGCTGTAGCCTGGACCCGGTGAGGTCCAGAGATGTAACCATGCCGGGGTGGGCGATCGAGCACGCAGACGGAGACGAGAGTTGGTCGCTAATGCGCTTTAAGATGGGTGATTCACGCAGCTGGCAGCATCTTCGGTATATTCGTAGAGGGTCGATAGTGGGTCGGTCTTGGGCTTTTGGGGGAGTATTGTTGCCCGGTGCAGCGCCTGTGCTGTCTGCGCTTACATCGCCCTCCTCTCTTGTAATCTCCATGGGTATGGAGCCATTCTCTTCAGCCTTTctgcgcttcttctccttacGTTCTTTGCGCTCTGCCTCACTtcgcttcttcttctcttttttctTGGTTGTTTCTTGCTTGTCGTCGTCCAGTACAGTGCCCTCTGGGTTCGGCTCGTGCTCCGTTCCAACGAGTTCTTGTGCAACAGAGACAACACCATCAGTCTCCTTCTCTTCAACTACAGCGCTGGGGTGCTTCAgcgcctcgccctcgccgcgCTCTTTGAGCTTGTTGTCCTTACGCTGCTTCTTTTTGTCGTCTTTATCCTGGTCGTCCTTGTATTTGGGTCCACCAGCAATTTCGACGTCAACACAGAATGCAACTTTGCGCAGCTTAGCCTGATCCAGCTCGGGGACCAAACACCGAGCTCGATTTGGATCGACGTTCATGATCTTTCTAGGGCACATGCCGCCATTAGGGTAGACCCTGCCAGCAGTTCCCACTTGGGTGCCAGACGACAGACGTCGCAGCGCATTTGAAAGAAAGTTGGCTTTGGGCTGCTGAGGCACATACGGCTCGAGTCCTGAATTACTACCACCAGAAGCAGCATGTATACCGTTGAGAGCGCCGTTTGCTGACGGCGCGTTTGCGTGCGTGCCATTTGCAGCCGCCGGCGACCCTTGCGCCTGGGTGTGTGTTGTTTGCGCAGGTGGATTCTGCGACGAAAACTTGGAGCTTATGCTGGATATCCACGAGTTGCGCCGCGAGCTCGACTTGGTGTCTGGAGGCGTGGTGCCGCCGTTCCTCACATCGCTACCGCGGTTAAGCATCGTCGGTCGTTTCTGGGGTATCTGCTGAGGTGTGGCGGTCGCAGTGGTCGCAGTGGGAGCCGGCGGCGATGCAGGTCGTTGTACTgctggcgctgctgctggctcAGGCGCTGTAGGCTGTCCATGGGTCTGGTTCGGTCGGGTAGGCAGACCGCCATGGGATGATGTCTTTGGCGGAGCATCTCTGGACAAGCCCGGCGACGACGGTGCCTGCTGGCGATGATGGTGGTCTATTGTATCACAGACGTTAGTCAGTCACTCATACACATACCGCTGGGGCTATTCGTGCCGCCCGGGCTGGCAGGGTGGAGCGCCCAGCGTAAGCGGAGCTCACCTCTCGTCGAGTTGTGCAGCCATGACACGTCAACGCCATGGATATCTTCCATCGCAGACGTCTGCTCGTGCGATGGCTGAACGGCTGTCATTGATGTTGTAGGGCTGCTGTCGCCATCCGTCGAAGCGCAATACCTCAGAGATCACGAGGTTCGAGATGCGGCGAGCGCTCGTCAGCGGGGTCGCGGTTCTGATTCGCGGCAAGCTGATTAGAAACCTTGTTGTGGGCAGCTCAGACACGGCCGGTCCGGATGATGCGGGCAATATGTTCGGCCACTCGTTGTACGAAAGTCAGCCGACTGTGACGACGGTTCGATAGTACTTCAAGAAGTCTCTACTGTTGCGATATCGTTTGCAGGATTGACGTTATGTTATGTCTCCTGCACTATGAGGCAGCTGGATGACGTCCGGCTTCGGCTTCGGCTCCACCCACGGAGATCGTCCGGACTCTTGGATTCCTAAATACTTTTTTTTTGCCGGCAACAACACGTCCCTCGAAGCGCCGTCTGAATGTTTATGAATCACCGAAACGCAGCTGTCGTTGTTTCAACTACTTAGGTGACACGCCGCGCTGGAATAAATAGCTGATTGAAGGAGCATGAACCGCCTGTGCTAAGCTAGCTGGACCCCTCTCCACTCAGCGAAACAGCTGTTCGTCTCGCCAGTATGGGGCTCTCCGACCCACGATGCCTGAGCGAGTATGGTGCGCCTGGATCGGCCAGTGGATTCCAGTCGCCAGAGAGCTGTCAGAACCGTGAGGCGCTACAGGGCACGCCGAACATGCTTGCATATCAGGGGTCCGCCGTGCGAAAGGCAAAATAATGGGCTACTTAGTATAAGGGGAAGATGAACGTTGCAAGATGGTTCACAAAAAATGATCATTCAGGGTATCGTAGAGAGTTGTGCGCATGGTGCCAGCTGCAGCGTGCCATCTCATCATCTCATTTGAGTCGTGAAAGGCTAAGTACAGTGTGCCCTGCCAGTACAGGTATCATTCCCCTTTCATATCCAGACGCCGGAGACCGTGCTTTTGTTCATGAAATGCGAAGTGATGAAAAGGCTTATGCCTTGAGCTCAGCAATCTTGGCCTTgaccttctcctccttctcggCCTTGGTAAGCTTGCCAGAGCGGTACTTCTTGGACTCAGACTTCCAGTGGTCCTTGGACTTCTTCTCACCAGCCTCGTCGTCCTTCTTCCAGGGGTCCTCACGGATCTGCTTGTGGGCATCCTGGTAGAGCTCCTCAAGGCCGTCGGCCTCGAGGTCATCGTCGATGTAGCCAGAGAACTGAGACTTGTAGCGCTCCTCATCGTCATCGGCGAGAGTCTCCATGTACTCAGCGACGTGACCAGCGAAAATGTACTTGCGGAGAGTCTCGGCGTCGAGCTCCTTGCCTTCCATGTCGTAACCGGGGAAACGGTTCTCGGAGTGGGGAACAAAGACACCACCGTCGGAGCAACCCTTCATGGCACCGAAGACACGGGCACCAGTAGAGGTACGGGTGAGACCAACATCAAGGAAGACCTTGAAGGGGCGGCGCTCCTCACCGTCGATCTCGGCGGCCTCGGTGATGGTGTACTCACCATCGGCCTCCTCGACACCGGTGAAAGCCTCATCCATCTCGAGCTTCTTGAGAACACGGCGGGCGAGCAGAAGACCGGTGGCGTAGGCGGCAGACCAGTTGGTCAGACCGTGGGTGATGCCGTAGGGCTTGAGCTCGTGAGCGTACGCAGCCATGAAGACCTTGTCGCCACCAATCTCAGAGGTGACAATCTGAGCGATGATGTCCTTGTTGGTGAAGCGAACGACGAGGCGGTACTTGGGCGCATTGTACTTGTTCTTGGCCTGGGTGATCAACCTCTTACGGGCATAGTAATCGGCTGCACGGAGTCAGTGTTCTGAGCATATGACCGTTGTGGTAGGGACACATACTCTTTCCTTCACGGCGGCGCCTGTACTTGACCTGGAACCTCGAGAAGTAGGCGTTGCTCTTGACAAGCTTGGACTTTTCCCAGAGTCAGCGATTTGCGCTTCAAACCCGCATTCGAAGCAACTCGCAGAGACTCCACACAATTCGCGGGGTGGACGTCATGTTGAGGCTGCTCGAGCGTTGATTCAGGGTGTACTTACGGTAGGCATCTTGACCTGTTGTTAGTCTATTGTTCCTGAAAGGCTGCAAAGGACGAGTTCGCGATCGAAATAGTCGGTGGGCGCGCGAGTGTGTGCCAAGAGTTTAGCGACCCTTCAGTCGCGCCTGCCGTGTCCAAGGTGGGTGACCACGAGTCCCGGCAGTGGGTGACCATTACAACTCGACCGTAACGAAGAAATGGAGAACGCTGCCAGTAGGGCACCATAATGCTGCTCGCCTTGACTTTGGCAGGATAGACAAGCAAATATAAAGTCTGCCAAACTTTGGTTCTTGCGAGTTGTGATCTCAATGCTGCGGCTCCCCATGGATTGATATACATTGGGGTCTTCGCAGAATGTAAACCCTGAGAGCATACCCTGAATCCTGATAGTACCATTGTATGTGCAGTTCACAGAAGGTCGTGTCTTCAATCCAGTCTCGTCCTGCTCCTCCCGAGTTGGAGCATGGATTGCCTGATTGGGGCCTCAGAATGCCCCCCCCACCTGGAAGGCTGGTCCGTGAGCCCGAGCGTGCGGTGACGACCAGCTGTCCAGGCACCGCCGCACCGCCGCACCGGAGTATACAATCAACACTCCGCCTCTCCACGCCCCGTCTCGAATCCCTGCATCTTGCTTTGAGCTTGAGTAGTCATGGCCGAAGCTCCAATTGGTACGATCTGACGCTCTGCGCTCACGATAGCATTGCTGACACTGTACCAAGTCCTCGATGGCGGTACCGGTTTCCTCAAGGTCGGCTATGCAGGACAGGTACGCTCTTGATCTGGACTCACAGACATGCGCCTTTATCACAGAGGCTTACTGCGTTGCAACAGAACTTTCCCGAACACCAATACCCGTCCATCGTCGGCCGGCCGATCCTACGTACCGAAGAGCGCGATGGCGGCGACATACAGCTCAAGGACATCATGTGCGGGGACGAAGCAGCGGCAGCGCGCTCTATGCTTCAGATTACGTACCCTGTATGTGGGCAATCAAGGGCCAAGTCCCATGGCACACGCTAATGTGCTTCACTGTGACAGATGGAGAATGGTATCGTCAAGCGCTGGGACGACATGACACAACTATGGGACTACACCTTCTCCGAGAAGCTCCAAATCGATCCCACCGGTCGCAAGATTCTCCTCACCGAACCGCCCATGAACCCTCTCAAGAACCGCGAGACCATGTGCGAGGTCATGTTCGAGCGCTACAATTTCGGCGGTGTATACGTGGCTATCCAGGCGGTGCTGGCTTTGTATGCGCAAGGCCTATCGTCTGGTGTGGTAGTCGACTCCGGCGATGGTGTCACACATATCGTCCCCGTCTACGAATCCACGGTCCTGAACCACCTGACTCGCCGTCTGGACGTTGCCGGACGTGATGTCACGCGCAACCTGattgcgctgctgctgcgaagGGGTTACGCGCTCAACCGGACTGCTGATTTCGAGACGGTCAGACAGATCAAGGAAAAGCTATGCTACGTCTCCTACGACCTCGAATTAGACCAGCGCCTCAGCGAAGACACAACCGTCTTAGTTGAATCGTACACATTGCCAGACGGTCGTGTTATCCGTGTTGGCAGCGAGCGCTTCGAGGCACCCGAGTGTCTGTTCCAGCCTCACCTGGTGGACGTTGAACAGCCCGGTATCGCTGAGTTCCTGTTCAACACTATTCAGTCGGCGGACGTGGATGTCAGGAGTAGCTTGTACAAGGCCATCGTCCTCAGTGGTGGTAGCAGCATGTACCCAGGTCTGCCCAGTCGACTGGAGAAGGAGCTCAAGCAGCTGTGGCTCACAAAGGTTCTGGGTGGCAACCCCGAGCGACTCAACGTACGTGCACACACACTCCTTCTATACCGTATCGCTAACAGCGACATCAGAAATTCAAGGTCCGCATTGAAGATCCACCTCGGCGACGACACATGGTCTTTCTTGGTGGCGCTGTGCTGGCAAACATTGTAAGTGCATCACACGATTTGTGGTGCGGACGGTTGCTGACCCAACATAGATGGCCGACAAAGAAAACATGTGGATATCAAAGGCAGAGTGGGAGGAACAGGGAACACGTGCGCTGGAGAAGCTGGGCGCGAGATAACTGAAAGGAAATCACTTGCAGTATGCGGCTCAATGATTGCCCTTCACCACACGAGTGAGCAAATGACAACCATGTATCATGCAGGCACGCCTGTTCCCAACCCTTGTTTTATTGTTCAATGTCTGCCGTCTCGGCCAGGCTACTGCTCGTGCGACACAGCCTTCGGATCACTTCTTTTTTGTTTTTGGGTGTTGTGAAACGCTGGCCATCCTTCTTCCTTCGCGCCTCAACAGTTGCCTCTGCAGCGTCTCAACAACGTCGACTTCCTACATATTACGATGTTCGCAAGTCGATTTTCCGATGCAGTTTAAAAGCCTCCCGTCCCGGAGCATGTCCGGCCCTACGGCCCACAAATTGCAGCCGCAGAATTGAAACGTGGGAATAGTGAGCAAAGCGAGCCAGCCTTCTCCAATCGCTCATCGACAACATCTACTACTTTCCTGCAGCGAATAAAAGACATCCGAAGACCTGCAACCGCATCACATCATCAATTCCTGTAGCAACAGCCGTGTGAAGCTTCCAATCGATATTGACTTTCCCATCCCTCTTTCGTTCAAGGTTCGCAATAGGCGAAGAAGGGCCGACGCGGCAACGCATCTCTCGCTCATGCTTTAAATTCGACGACTTGGTGATGCAACAGTGATGATGTCGTGTGCGTCAAAACGGCTCTGGAGGCTGGCAAACACACCCACAGGGTTCAAAAGCTGACGATGCTTGAAACGATGCTCGCTCTGGCTGGTCAAGGTGTGCAAAGTTGTTCCGGAGAAACTTCCAGAGGGCTCGTCGAGCTTGTAATCAGATCGAGTCTCCTGCCAGGGTATAGCAGAGGATCGCGATCGGAGCGACAAATTGCATGGACAGTAGCCCGACCAGTGCTCTGCTGAGAACACAGCTACTATTGGTCATTACGTGCCTGGCACCCCAGGCGCAAGTACGAATGGCGGGGTTGCTTCTTCGCAGACGACACGACTTTGTGAGGTCCAGGTACAGCGCAGACATTGGCAGAGTCATCGACGTTGCCTTTTGCCACAAGCACGGCGAACAGTGGACGGTCAAGCGTTCACACAACAAAGCGTTGAAATACGTAGCCAATTATAGCAGGTTGGTGCCCGGCCGTCGTAGGAATCGGTTTCGTGAAATTCCCATGCGGAGTCTCCATCGCTTAGCGCCCGAACTACACGTGAGCTGCTTGGCTTTACCGCTCTCACGAACCTGCGTCATGTCCTGCTGCACAATGGCGCGTTGCCAGTTAGACAGCACAATTCGCATCACTAGCGGTTCAGGGGGCCCGCTGCGCGAACCAAGGCCAAGTCAATTCAATTCTATGATGACGCTGGTCGCGCTCGCTTGACCAGAGGCATTCATGTAAAAACCCCCTGTTCCTGTGCGGTTCTTGCGCAGAAACACCACCCTGTCTTCCAACGCGCCCAATACTGCAACCCACACGAAACACCCGGCCTTCGGCGTGCATTCTTAGCCAACGCACTCCAGCTTGTTCACGTTGGAATTGTGGAGCTTCCCAGTACGCTGTGCCATCAATGCCGGTCTGCCGCTACACGTTGCACGCGCAGCTCTTGATAACCATTTTGCCCACCACTGACAGGGCGCTGGTGCCTCCAATCCCAGCGCAGCGAACAGGGCCCACTATTGTACGTCCTCTCATCCTCTCAGGGACCGACGTAGCACGACGGCGCACAGCCAGGTCAAAGATCAACATTGGAATTTCCGTTAAAATTTGGTTGCGTCCCCAGCGCTGTCTTGACACCAAGCATTCCAGGACCTTCCCGCTGCTGGATATATTAGAGGCCGCTTGATTGTGCACCTGTGCTCGGTACATTCGGAACAGCTCTCATATCCCCCTTCCTCTTCGCCATCTTCAGACAAGGTGACAAGGCAGACGTACTTGTTTGCAAGCCATCTTCTCGTTACTTTGTTCCAACAAGGCCCACGTAGCATCACGTCATATGAGATCGCCGTCGCCTATGCCTTCGGCTCGTTCGACTCTATCACACTTCCACAACGCCACCCCTACAACCATGTCGCCGGCACGCAACATGCCCACCGTAAGCTCGCCGCTCTCACCAAGGACTGAGCCTCTGGCCATTCCCTCGGGCCGTCGACGACCTCAAGTCCACTCACGCCAGTCATCCACCAGTGGCCCCGCCATGCACCTGCGACTGCCGTCTTTGCCACGCTTCCATCCCGCCAACTTTGGAACTCCAAGCTCAAGTGCGTCTGGCACACCAGTCACTGGTCCAAACAGCCCGAACCCTCCCCTTTCTCCACGACCAGGCAATACTGTCAGCAAGTACGAAGCTCAGAAGCAGATGTACCTCTACCAGCAGCAGCTTCAGGCCAGGACTAGCACTCAAGTTCGAGGAGCCCTATCTGCCAAACCTACCAGCCCACGCTTGGACCCCCTGGCCAGTCCGGGAGCCGTCACTCCTTTTGAGCTCGAAGGCACTGACGGCTATCTAACGGCTGGAGTCAGTCCTCAGGACGCCGCCTCGCACGTCGAGAGGCTGATTCGCAACGAAGCCAGTCGTCGTGGTGACCTCTCACCTGGACGTACGACCTCAGTAGGTGGAAGGTGACTCACCGACCCCTCGCAGCCTACTCGAGTGCCTAGGAAAACACAAGCTCAGGCACAGCAAAGATCACAACGATAGTCTTCATCGACACGGCTACAAGATTTCCAGCGTGTTTCCTTCGGAGTTCTTCACCTTACGGAGTCGGAGCATCATCGGCGTTCTATATCACTACACCGCACATCTAGCACGACCGAAATTTGGCTTCAGCATCACCTCATGGTTTCCACTTTTCCTCCACTAGCCCTGCAATTTGCAACGACTGCAATCTCGTACAAGTCGGTCAACCACACAACTCGTGTCCCAACCTCACTATGCGAACTCCAGACGACGACTGTCTGCTTGGCCATTGGACGGGGCTGGCGTGTACTTTCCTTCTCTGCTTTTTCAGATCGCCCACACCCAAGCGCTGGAGTGTATGGCCGGACCAATCGCTTATAGATACCAAGTACCCCATTTCTGTCACCCCAGTGTCTATTGCATCTCGCCTGTCTATAGCTTGGTACCAAGCGCTCCGCCTACTGGCGTTGAGCGAGACAGATGACGAGCCCCTCACATAGATAGCTAAAATGAAGAAAATACCATACTACATCACGTTACTCCACATGCTCCAGGGCAGCTCTCACTTTCGCACGTGCCAACACTCACCTCCCTCGAACTGCCCTCTTCGGTGCCGACTTTGCCGCGCCACTCAAGTTGCAGTTCCACTACTGCTCTCTCATTTGATCCCAACGAACCTATGTGTACATGTTGGCCGCAAGTGTACAGCCTCACATCCCGAACGACCCCTTCCAACCACGTTTTCTCTGAAGCAGAAGGGGCAGCAATAGTGGACATCGCTCCGGCCCGCAATGCACCCCTCACCTATCGTCCTCTCAAACCTGCTGGCAGCCCTCCCAATCAGTCGCTATCAATGCCGCACCTTACCAACCTTTGCCATTCTGCAGGCGATCAAATTCTGAAGAAGCCACGCCAAGCCTACAACGCTAGATGGTGCTTGACTGACTCCACAATTGCTTTCGCTGGCGTCCCACAATCACATCCAGGATAGGTGGTAATTTGAAGATCGCCTTGCCACGTTCTGCTTCGGGGAGATGTCCGCCTACCAGCAATGTCAGAGCAATCTTGGCGTAGGTGAATTGTTTGTCAAGGCGCACCACGCCGGCTGTGGAAGAATGTCTGTGGAGTCGATGCATGTACTATGGTACCCAGCATAAGTTTCGTGTGGTGGGGAAGTAACCAAACATCACATACGGAGTGGCCCAACTGAGTAGAGTATTTAAGGTTCTACCTGTTTTTTTACATGA
Coding sequences:
- a CDS encoding Arp2/3 complex subunit, actin nucleation center: MAEAPIVLDGGTGFLKVGYAGQNFPEHQYPSIVGRPILRTEERDGGDIQLKDIMCGDEAAAARSMLQITYPMENGIVKRWDDMTQLWDYTFSEKLQIDPTGRKILLTEPPMNPLKNRETMCEVMFERYNFGGVYVAIQAVLALYAQGLSSGVVVDSGDGVTHIVPVYESTVLNHLTRRLDVAGRDVTRNLIALLLRRGYALNRTADFETVRQIKEKLCYVSYDLELDQRLSEDTTVLVESYTLPDGRVIRVGSERFEAPECLFQPHLVDVEQPGIAEFLFNTIQSADVDVRSSLYKAIVLSGGSSMYPGLPSRLEKELKQLWLTKVLGGNPERLNKFKVRIEDPPRRRHMVFLGGAVLANIMADKENMWISKAEWEEQGTRALEKLGAR
- a CDS encoding 60S ribosomal protein L5; amino-acid sequence: MPTSKLVKSNAYFSRFQVKYRRRREGKTDYYARKRLITQAKNKYNAPKYRLVVRFTNKDIIAQIVTSEIGGDKVFMAAYAHELKPYGITHGLTNWSAAYATGLLLARRVLKKLEMDEAFTGVEEADGEYTITEAAEIDGEERRPFKVFLDVGLTRTSTGARVFGAMKGCSDGGVFVPHSENRFPGYDMEGKELDAETLRKYIFAGHVAEYMETLADDDEERYKSQFSGYIDDDLEADGLEELYQDAHKQIREDPWKKDDEAGEKKSKDHWKSESKKYRSGKLTKAEKEEKVKAKIAELKA
- a CDS encoding Microtubules assembly and stabilization protein, which produces MTAVQPSHEQTSAMEDIHGVDVSWLHNSTRDHHHRQQAPSSPGLSRDAPPKTSSHGGLPTRPNQTHGQPTAPEPAAAPAVQRPASPPAPTATTATATPQQIPQKRPTMLNRGSDVRNGGTTPPDTKSSSRRNSWISSISSKFSSQNPPAQTTHTQAQGSPAAANGTHANAPSANGALNGIHAASGGSNSGLEPYVPQQPKANFLSNALRRLSSGTQVGTAGRVYPNGGMCPRKIMNVDPNRARCLVPELDQAKLRKVAFCVDVEIAGGPKYKDDQDKDDKKKQRKDNKLKERGEGEALKHPSAVVEEKETDGVVSVAQELVGTEHEPNPEGTVLDDDKQETTKKKEKKKRSEAERKERKEKKRRKAEENGSIPMEITREEGDVSADSTGAAPGNNTPPKAQDRPTIDPLRIYRRCCQLRESPILKRISDQLSSPSACSIAHPGMVTSLDLTGSRLQLADVMTLSDWLAIVPVKKLFLEDADLNDEKIRVILAGLLAAKMPHALRNRSVTSQPDGDDDTHGCAIKKLVLKNNSKITVEGWKYIALFTYMCKSIIALDVSMIPFPKHQAQVSSPSPTSLPTNGTPLTSPSKDAKTRDVAEILSKAISERLGGATLQELLMAECGLTSQSIRKIIDGCIISGVKRLSLADNDIDSEGLEHVQHYIRSGVCEGIDLGGNDLREWVPQLCESLRKDSIIWALCLANTGLTPEHLKSLFPTMVDLPSLRFLDLSRNKGLFASQTALCLLRKYVPQFRELKRLHLQNVGLKPADAIAIAEILPDCPHIAHVNVLENPEIARVATSTDEETQEEAAAMFASLTLAAKLSRTLICVDIDVPAPEMNEVVKALAKQVVAYCLRNIEFINEVPELQAAPKEVELPGVLAHLVGPTDDNLADGTIDTAPDNDYIVGGTGIVKALSYCLSHKDADLRKGSQVASGSVTPRSRIDVAEEPSKARAMSKNLLDTARNTRARIQPALIREAKGGNDMNYRRLLFLDQTLQGMIQRFEDEYPETRLVTSPTDTASFHSRASSVLSSSPPLSSVPTMTDSFTDPTAQESDEDEPRLLRSRHNSDVSLASRSMAIEEGALHRFGHRVRTGLLNPSRPTSSHSDQAFISGTMDDHGLPEHLRALREYFMNLSGDELRNKIQGLGWEKAFDSVVENAQELKNLESEDPVTFKRFRESQIASLKNRNPDLQVADIIEHGRSGEGHGPMEFTHVDSTGRRSGERSDDFAVE